Proteins encoded within one genomic window of Fragaria vesca subsp. vesca linkage group LG1, FraVesHawaii_1.0, whole genome shotgun sequence:
- the LOC101309483 gene encoding FAD-dependent urate hydroxylase-like has product MGTTVEDVVIVGAGIAGLATAVALKRAGIEALVLEKSEGLRTTGAALTLFPNAWIALDALGVSHKLASYTPSRKNHVTDLDTGEVQTVSLIKANGDAVGPRSVHRKALLEALADELPIHSIRFSSKISAIDTQQYEGSSIAIVHIENGTVIKAKVLIGCDGVHSVVSRLLGLSEPVHSGRSAVRGLAVYPQGHGLEQEVRQYVGLGRRAGFVPLTDKEIFWFFSGTTPAKGTSLAKDPEEIQKEILENYAKDLPPIYLDVVQHADVSTLTWAPLMFRYPWNVVFSSLSKQNITVAGDAMHPMTPDLAQGGCSALEDAAILGRHIGTSFKQNGHVLVPKEMSEVLSKYVEERRWRVVFLIAGSYISGWVQQGGSGWGMKFLRDAIFYKFIFPKMVSYVNYVDCGKLDF; this is encoded by the exons ATGGGGACAACGGTGGAGGATGTGGTGATAGTGGGAGCAGGAATAGCCGGGCTGGCGACAGCGGTGGCGTTGAAGAGAGCTGGGATAGAAGCATTGGTGTTGGAGAAATCGGAAGGGCTGCGAACCACCGGTGCAGCCTTGACTCTATTCCCAAACGCCTGGATTGCTCTTGATGCCTTGGGGGTTTCTCATAAGCTTGCTTCTTATACCCCCTCTCGCAA GAATCATGTAACTGATCTTGATACTGGAGAAGTTCAAACAGTCTCTCTCATCAAAGCCAATGG TGATGCAGTTGGGCCGAGATCAGTACACCGGAAAGCCTTGCTCGAGGCGTTGGCAGATGAATTACCGATTCATTCAATCCGTTTCTCTTCCAAGATCTCTGCCATTGACACCCAGCAATATGAAGGTTCATCCATTGCCATTGTTCACATAGAAAATGGAACTGTCATCAAAGCAAAG GTTCTCATAGGGTGTGATGGGGTTCACTCAGTGGTGTCACGCTTGTTAGGACTCAGTGAACCAGTCCATTCAGGTCGATCAGCTGTTCGTGGCTTGGCTGTGTATCCTCAAGGCCATGGACTTGAGCAGGAGGTGCGACAGTATGTAGGTCTAGGCAGAAGGGCTGGCTTCGTTCCCCTCACCGACAAAGAGATCTTCTGGTTCTTCAGTGGCACAACTCCAGCTAAAG GGACCTCCCTGGCAAAAGATCCTGAAGAGATACAAAAAGAAATACTCGAGAATTATGCCAAGGACCTCCCACCTATATACTTAGATGTTGTGCAGCATGCAGATGTTTCGACATTAACATGGGCTCCGCTGATGTTTAGGTATCCCTGGAACGTAGTATTTAGCAGCTTAAGCAAGCAAAACATCACGGTGGCCGGCGATGCCATGCACCCCATGACACCTGATTTAGCACAGGGGGGTTGCTCAGCATTAGAAGATGCGGCGATCTTAGGCAGGCATATTGGGACATCCTTTAAACAGAACGGACATGTACTTGTGCCGAAAGAGATGAGCGAAGTACTGAGCAAATATGTGGAAGAACGAAGGTGGCGCGTCGTTTTCTTGATCGCCGGGTCATATATATCAGGATGGGTGCAGCAGGGAGGATCTGGATGGGGCATGAAATTTCTGAGAGACGCCATATTTTACAAGTTCATTTTCCCTAAGATGGTGAGCTACGTAAACTATGTCGACTGTGGAAAACTTGATTTCTAA
- the LOC101309881 gene encoding FAD-dependent urate hydroxylase-like: protein MGTITVENVVIVGGGIAGLATGVALKRAGIEALVLERSKGLRVNGTALTLFPNAWFALDSLGVSHKLASYTPSLKGYITDIDTGEVRELSFTKANGDAVGPRSVHRKALLETLAGELPVHSIRFSSKISAIDTQQHEGSSIAIVHMENGTIIKAKVLIGCDGVHSVVSRWLGLREPVHSGRSAVRGLAVYPQGHGLKQIVQQYAGSGRRAGFVPLNDKEVYWFFTGTSPAKGTSLAEDPEEIQKEILENYANDLPPIYLDVVQHSDLSTLTWAPLMFRYPWNVVFGSLSKQNITVAGDAMHPMTPDLAQGGCSALEDAVILGRHIGTSFKHNGHVLVPKEMSEVLSKYVEERRWRIALLITGSYIAGWVQQGGSGWGSKFLRDTVYYKFLFMKLVRYVNYDSGKLDF, encoded by the exons ATGGGCACAATAACGGTGGAGAATGTGGTGATAGTAGGAGGAGGGATAGCCGGGTTGGCGACGGGGGTGGCGCTGAAGAGAGCTGGAATAGAAGCATTGGTGTTGGAGAGATCCAAAGGGCTGCGAGTCAACGGTACAGCCTTGACTCTATTCCCGAACGCCTGGTTTGCTCTTGATTCCTTGGGGGTTTCTCATAAGCTTGCTTCTTATACCCCCTCTCTCAA GGGATACATAACTGATATTGATACTGGAGAAGTACGAGAACTCTCTTTCACCAAAGCCAATGG TGATGCAGTTGGACCAAGATCAGTACACCGGAAAGCCTTGCTCGAGACATTGGCAGGTGAATTACCCGTTCATTCAATCCGTTTCTCTTCCAAGATCTCTGCTATTGACACCCAACAACATGAAGGTTCATCCATTGCCATTGTTCACATGGAAAATGGAACAATCATTAAAGCAAAG GTTCTCATAGGGTGTGATGGGGTTCACTCAGTGGTGTCACGCTGGTTAGGACTCCGTGAACCAGTCCATTCAGGTCGATCAGCTGTCCGTGGCTTGGCTGTGTATCCTCAAGGCCATGGACTCAAGCAGATCGTGCAACAGTACGCAGGATCAGGCAGAAGGGCTGGCTTCGTACCCCTCAACGACAAAGAGGTCTACTGGTTCTTCACTGGCACATCTCCAGCTAAAG GGACCTCCCTGGCAGAAGATCCTGAAGAGATACAAAAAGAAATACTAGAGAATTATGCCAATGACCTCCCTCCTATATACTTAGATGTTGTGCAGCACTCAGACCTTTCGACATTAACATGGGCACCGCTGATGTTTAGGTATCCCTGGAACGTAGTATTTGGCAGCTTAAGCAAGCAAAACATCACGGTGGCCGGCGATGCCATGCACCCCATGACACCTGATTTAGCACAGGGGGGTTGCTCAGCATTAGAAGATGCAGTTATCTTAGGCAGGCATATTGGGACATCCTTTAAACATAACGGACACGTACTTGTGCCGAAAGAGATGAGTGAAGTACTGAGCAAATATGTGGAAGAAAGAAGGTGGCGCATCGCTTTGTTGATCACAGGGTCATATATAGCAGGATGGGTGCAGCAGGGAGGATCTGGATGGGGTTCGAAGTTCTTGAGAGACACCGTTTATTATAAGTTCCTTTTCATGAAGCTGGTTAGATATGTGAACTATGACTCCGGAAAACTCGACTTCTAG
- the LOC101309770 gene encoding probable cinnamyl alcohol dehydrogenase 9-like: MAKSPEEEHPQKVFGWAATDTSGSLSPFHFSRRENADGDVTIKVLYCGVCHSDLHSVKNEWGITNYPIVPGHEIVGVVTKTGKSVTKFKEGDRVGVGVIVGSCNTCEPCQQDLENYCPKVIFTYNSLNHDKTKTYGGYSDMIVVDHRYVLRFPDNLPPDSGAPLLCAGITVYSPMKYYGMTEPGKHLGVAGLGGLGHIAVKIGKAFGLKVTVISTSPAKEEEAINRLGADSFVVSTDPAQLKAAMATMDYIIDTVSAVHALAPLIGLLKLNGKLITVGLPNMPLELPIFPLVLGRKLVGGSDFGGIKETQEMLDFCAKHNITSEIELIKMDYINTAMERLAKADVRYRFVIDVGNSLSQ; the protein is encoded by the exons ATGGCAAAATCACCAGAAGAAGAACACCCTCAGAAGGTTTTTGGTTGGGCTGCCACAGACACTTCTGGGTCACTTTCCCCCTTCCATTTCTCTAGGAG GGAAAATGCTGATGGTGATGTAACAATAAAAGTCCTGTATTGTGGGGTTTGCCATTCAGACTTGCATTCTGTCAAAAATGAATGGGGGATCACCAACTATCCTATCGTACCTGG GCATGAAATTGTTGGTGTTGTGACCAAAACTGGGAAAAGTGTGACGAAATTCAAAGAAGGTGATCGTGTAGGAGTTGGGGTTATAGTTGGATCCTGCAACACATGTGAGCCCTGCCAGCAGGACTTGGAGAACTATTGCCCCAAAGTGATATTCACTTATAACTCCCTTAATCATGACAAAACTAAAACTTATGGTGGTTATTCTGATATGATTGTTGTTGACCATCGCTATGTGCTCCGCTTTCCCGATAACTTACCCCCGGATTCTGGTGCTCCACTTCTATGTGCTGGGATCACTGTGTATAGTCCAATGAAGTATTACGGCATGACAGAGCCTGGAAAGCATTTGGGCGTGGCAGGACTTGGTGGACTTGGTCATATTGCTGTCAAAATTGGTAAGGCATTTGGTTTGAAGGTAACCGTCATCAGTACTTCCCCAGCTAAGGAGGAAGAGGCTATTAACAGACTTGGGGCTGATTCTTTTGTTGTTTCAACTGACCCTGCACAACTGAAG GCAGCGATGGCTACCATGGATTACATAATTGACACAGTATCTGCAGTACATGCCCTTGCTCCATTAATTGGTCTACTTAAGTTGAATGGCAAGCTGATTACTGTGGGTTTGCCTAATATGCCACTGGAGCTGCCTATTTTTCCATTGGTTCTAG GGAGGAAGCTTGTTGGTGGAAGTGACTTTGGAGGGATAAAAGAGACGCAGGAGATGCTTGACTTTTGTGCCAAACACAACATTACCTCCGAAATCGAGCTGATTAAAATGGATTACATTAACACAGCTATGGAGCGGCTTGCCAAAGCAGATGTCAGGTATCGGTTTGTGATAGATGTTGGGAACTCCTTGTCTCAGTAG